In a single window of the Streptomyces sp. CGMCC 4.7035 genome:
- a CDS encoding 2-hydroxyacid dehydrogenase, translating to MEILAFGVQADEKPLLEKAFAGHHDIRCLDVFLNEDTAPIAVGHDIVCTSVNCALGHRVLQTLAVGGTQMIAQRSTGFNNIDLQVAERLGMTVARVSYYSPYSVAEFAWTLGMAVNRRVVRASNRTRDFDFRLDGLMGRDMHGRTAGVLGTGKIGEAFTRIAHGFGMNLLGWDVVENPACAALGMKYVSKEALLAESDLVSLHVPLMPETTHLIDAAALRAMKDDAILVNSSRGGLIDTKALVAELRAGRFTGVGLDVYEAEAGLFFLDKSLEPVEDDTLARLVTFPNVLVTSHQAYYTEDAVTQIIDATVHNVLDYRAGRRSENVLVPTAAG from the coding sequence GTGGAGATCCTCGCGTTCGGTGTGCAGGCCGATGAGAAGCCCCTGCTGGAGAAGGCCTTCGCGGGGCATCACGACATCCGTTGTCTCGATGTGTTCCTCAACGAGGACACCGCCCCCATCGCCGTCGGCCACGACATCGTCTGCACCAGCGTGAACTGCGCTCTCGGCCACCGCGTCCTGCAGACCCTCGCCGTCGGCGGCACGCAGATGATCGCCCAGCGCTCCACCGGCTTCAACAACATCGACCTCCAGGTCGCCGAACGCCTCGGCATGACGGTCGCCCGGGTCTCGTACTACTCGCCGTACTCCGTCGCCGAGTTCGCCTGGACCCTCGGCATGGCCGTCAACCGCCGCGTCGTCCGCGCCTCCAACCGCACCCGCGACTTCGACTTCCGTCTCGACGGCCTGATGGGCCGCGACATGCACGGCCGCACCGCCGGAGTCCTCGGCACCGGCAAGATCGGCGAGGCGTTCACCCGGATCGCCCACGGCTTCGGCATGAACCTCCTCGGCTGGGACGTCGTCGAGAACCCGGCCTGCGCCGCCCTCGGCATGAAGTACGTCTCCAAGGAGGCGCTGCTCGCCGAGTCCGACCTGGTCAGCCTGCATGTTCCCCTCATGCCGGAGACCACCCACCTCATCGACGCCGCCGCGCTGCGCGCCATGAAGGACGACGCGATCCTGGTGAACTCCAGCCGCGGCGGCCTCATCGACACCAAGGCCCTTGTCGCCGAGTTGCGCGCGGGCCGTTTCACCGGCGTCGGCCTCGACGTGTACGAGGCGGAGGCGGGCCTGTTCTTCCTCGACAAGTCCCTGGAACCCGTCGAGGACGACACGCTGGCCCGCCTCGTCACCTTCCCGAACGTCCTGGTCACGTCCCACCAGGCGTACTACACCGAGGACGCCGTCACCCAGATCATCGACGCCACGGTGCACAACGTCCTCGACTACAGGGCCGGCCGCCGCTCCGAGAACGTGCTCGTGCCCACGGCGGCCGGCTGA